In Perca flavescens isolate YP-PL-M2 chromosome 7, PFLA_1.0, whole genome shotgun sequence, the following proteins share a genomic window:
- the LOC114558292 gene encoding chymotrypsin-C encodes MKFVVFALFVAGAYGCGVPTFHPVVTRVVGGEDVRPHSWPWQISLQYNRQGEWRHTCGGTLISDQWVLTAAHCISSGREYRVAMGKHNLIQTEEGVVFMGTANIVVHEKWNPLFIRNDIALIKLESPVTFSDSITAACLPAAGFILPHDEPCYVTGWGRLSTGGPIADILQQALLPVVDHATCTKPDWWGSQVKDTMVCAGGDGVVSGCNGDSGGPLNCQKTDGAWEVHGIVSFGSGLSCNFPKKPTVFTQVSSYIDWISSKMVAY; translated from the exons ATGAAGTTTGTGGTTTTTGCTCTCTTTGTTGCTGGTG CCTACGGGTGCGGCGTGCCCACCTTCCACCCTGTGGTGACGAGGGTGGTTGGAGGAGAGGATGTCAGGCCTCACAGCTGGCCATGGCAG ATTTCCCTGCAGTACAACAGACAGGGCGAGTGGAGACACACCTGTGGAGGTACTCTGATCTCTGACCAGTGGGTCCTCACTGCTGCTCACTGTATCAG CAGTGGCAGGGAGTACAGAGTTGCCATGGGAAAGCACAACCTGATCCAGACTGAGGAGGGTGTTGTGTTCATGGGCACCGCTAACATTGTTGTGCATGAGAAGTGGAACCCCTTGTTCATccg TAATGACATCGCCCTGATCAAGCTGGAGTCCCCTGTTACCTTCTCTGACAGCATCACGGCTGCTTGTCTCCCTGCTGCCGGCTTCATCCTCCCCCATGACGAGCCCTGCTACGTCACTGGATGGGGTCGCCTCAGCA CCGGAGGTCCCATTGCTGACATCCTGCAGCAGGCCCTCCTGCCGGTGGTGGACCACGCCACCTGTACCAAGCCTGACTGGTGGGGTTCTCAGGTGAAGGATACCATGGTCTGTGCTGGTGGAGATGGAGTTGTGTCCGGTTGCAAC GGTGACTCTGGCGGCCCTCTGAACTGCCAGAAGACTGATGGTGCCTGGGAGGTTCACGGCATCGTCAGCTTTGGCTCCGGGCTCAGCTGCAATTTCCCCAAGAAGCCCACTGTCTTCACCCAAGTCAGCTCCTACATCGACTGGATCAGCTCT AAAATGGTGGCCTATTGA
- the LOC114558293 gene encoding chymotrypsin-like elastase family member 2A gives MKFVILALFVAGAYGCGLPTYPPVITRVVGGDDVRENSWPWQVSLQYQSGSSFYHTCGGTLISNQWVLTAAHCISSRTYRVYLGKHNLKTNNEAGSIAISPAKIVVHENWDSYRIRNDIALIKLSTPVTFSDSIMAACLPNSGDILPNNAPCYVTGWGRLWTGGPLADILQQALLPVVDHSTCTRSDWWGSLVTSNMVCAGGDGQLASCNGDSGGPLNCQNPDGSWDVHGVVSFGSSMGCNYPKKPSVFTRVSAYISWINNVMTTN, from the exons ATGAAGTTCGTGATCTTGGCTTTGTTTGTCGCTGGTG CCTACGGGTGCGGCCTGCCCACTTACCCTCCCGTCATCACCAGGGTGGTTGGTGGAGATGATGTCCGTGAGAACAGCTGGCCCTGGCAG GTGTCTCTGCAGTACCAGAGTGGCAGCAGCTTCTACCATACTTGTGGTGGCACCCTGATCTCCAACCAGTGGGTCCTCACTGCTGCTCACTGCATCAG CAGTCGCACCTACAGAGTCTACCTGGGAAAACACAATCTGAAGACCAACAACGAGGCTGGTTCCATCGCCATCAGCCCCGCCAAGATTGTCGTCCACGAGAACTGGGACTCTTACAGAATCCG TAACGACATCGCCCTTATCAAGCTGTCAACTCCTGTCACTTTCTCTGACTCCATCATGGCCGCCTGCCTACCCAACTCTGGCGACATCCTTCCTAACAATGCTCCCTGCTACGTTACCGGTTGGGGCCGTCTCTGGA CCGGAGGTCCTCTTGCCGACATCCTGCAGCAGGCCCTCCTCCCTGTGGTCGACCACTCCACCTGCACCCGGTCTGACTGGTGGGGCAGCCTGGTCACCAGCAACATGGTCTGTGCTGGAGGAGACGGACAGCTGGCTAGCTGCAAT GGAGACTCTGGTGGTCCCCTGAACTGTCAGAACCCTGATGGCTCCTGGGACGTCCACGGTGTGGTGAGCTTCGGCTCCAGCATGGGCTGCAACTACCCCAAGAAGCCCTCTGTCTTCACCAGGGTCAGCGCCTACATCTCCTGGATCAACAAC GTGATGACCACAAACTAA